TCCAGGACGTAGCGCAGCACCTGATGCGGGTCGTAGTACGGGGACTTGGCCCAGGCGAGCCACGCCTCCAGCAGCTTGTTCGCGGCGTCCTCGAGGTACTTGCGGCCCAGCGACAGGGCGCGGGAGTACACGGTGGCGCCGGTGCCGGTCCCGTCGCCCGCGCCCGGGCTGGAGTTGAAGGTCTCGACGTAACTGTCGTAGTTCTCGCGGATCTTCTTCAGCAGGCTGCGGAAGACCTCCGCGGCCTCGCCCTTCCAGCTCGCGTCGTCGCGGCTGAAGCGGTCCTCCCAGTCCTTCAGCACCACCGCGTGGTCCTTGAAGAACTTGGCGGCGAAGTCGAAGGACTCCCCGGTGGTGTTGAAGGAGTTCAGGTCCACCACATCCGCGCCGGGCACGCCGAGGTTGCTGAACCGGGCGTCCGTGGTGCTGCCGCCCAGGAGGGCGAGGAGTGCTGCCCGCGGCCCGTTCATGTACCGGGCGAGCGGGATGGTGCTCATCTTGTCCTTGTTGTAGTCCGTGAACTCGTTGCCCTCACGGACCTGCGCGTCATGGACGTTGTCCGAGCCCGGACCGGCGAAGATGATCTCCTCTCCGGCCTTGACCCGGCCCTCGAAGACGATCCGGGCCTGCATGATGGAGCGCTTCTTGCCGCTGTCGAAGAACCAGATGTCGTAGTCCTCGCCCTTGTTCGTCAGGAACCCGGAGTCCTTGACGAGCACGCTGAGGCTGCGCTCCTTGATGTCCATCCGGAACAGCTTGCCGCCGTGTTCGGAGCGCAGGGTGTCGAAGACGGTGTTGCGGTCGGGCACCGGATAGCCGGTGATGTGGGTGACCAGGGTGGCCCAGGTGTCACTCGACGGATCGCCGGCGTTGTCGAACTTGTCGAGATTGGCGACGGAGCTGGCGTCGTACCGATCGGCCACCGGGCGCCCTTTCTGTTCGGTCGGTCAGGAGTCGTCCGGATCGCCGGAGCCGCCGGCGGTGAGGGTGTCGACCTCGTCAAAGGTCTGGAGGAGCGTCTGGGCGTCGATCGCGTCGAGGTTCTTGTCCTTGGTCTTGTTGGCCTCTTCGATCGTCTCGGTGAGGGCCTCCTTCAACTCCTTGAAGAGGTCCACCTGGTCGCCGAGCAGCTTGTCGATGGCCTCGGCCGCGGTGCGGATGTCCTCGATCAGCTTCGGTCCCGACACCAGCGGCTCGGTCACCATCCTGCCGATGCGCAGGAGTTGCTTGTCCTGGGCGAGGTTGTCCGGTGTGGTGTGTCCGTCGATGAGGTGGCCGAGCGGGCGGATGTGGGATCCGTCGCCCTCCTCCCGGTACTTCTTCGCGGCGGTGTGGACCGGCTGTACCTCGTTGTCCCGGAAGTTCTCCATCTGCTTGAGGTCGAAATGCTTGACGTCGGCCTTCTCACCGGCCATGGGACGCACTCCTGACGCTTGGTGCCGGACGGGGGCACGAGGGCACGGCGGACGCCGGGTGGTGGGCGGACGGCGGCCGGGCCGGCGTCCTCGAGTGCGACATGGACGCAACGGGCCGGTCCGCGGATTCCCGCCCCGCTCCACGCTGCGTCCGGGGCACACGGCCCGGCCGCGTCATCGAACCCTCGACGAAAGAAAAACTCCGGCGATGCCCTAACGGGCCCGCACGTTGCCCCAGTTGTCGGCGCTCTTGCGCTCGTCGCGGGAGTGGTTGTCGTGGATCATCTGGATCAGCTCGCCGTTGTCGCCAAGGAGTTTGGCCATGTTCTTGGTGGCCTGATCCCACTCCGCCTGGACCTGACGGTAGGTCTCCTGGTCGGAACCCTCCCAGGAGTTGACGAGCGGCTTCAGCTCGTCCTCCAGGTTGTTGAGGGTGATGATGATCTGCTGGGTCTGGTCCATCAGTTCCTCGATGGCGTTGCGGACCACGGGGTACTGCACGTCGATGATGCCGTCGGCCATGGCGTCTCCTCTCGTAGGGCCGGGCGCCGGCCCGGGAAGCTCAAGGGTTCCGGCCTCGCCGTGACGGGGCCGGTGCTACCGGTCGGGTCAGCTCAGCGCTTCGAAGACGCCCTGACTGGTCTTGCTGTTGAGGACCTCGGTCAGGTCCTGGTTCTCCTGCGCCAAACGGTTGGCGGAGGTCACGTTCTCCTGGAGCGCGTCGACCATCGTGCTGATCTGGATGACGACCTTCTGCGCCTCGGCGTTCCAGCTGCGGAAGAGCTTCAGCAGGGCCTGGCCCTCGTCGCCGCCGACGCCCGAACGCGCGGCGATCTCACCGACGTTGTTCTGGATCTTCTCGACCTGGCTCCGGGCCGACTCCAGTGAGGAGACACCCCCCAGGCCCTTGGCATAGTCCGCTTTCCTCGCGGCGCTGTCCGCCATGTCGCGCTCCCTTCGTTCAGCCCCGTCTCGTCGCACAGTTGCTCGCTGAGGCTAAAGAGAAGCCGTCGTTCCGCGCAACGCGCACAGGGAAGATTTGAGCTTGGGTCAGCTCGCCTGGGAATTCTTACGTGGCAAGGGAGTTGTGCGGAGGTTTCAGCGATATGAACAAGCCTCTCCCACCCGCAGGGCACCCACAGCGCGCGCCGTCCGCCGGGCAACGCGAGGCGGGCAAAAAGCGGGCACGCGGACAAGCCGAACGGGCTTCGCGGAGAGCCGTATCCGGCTTTGCCAGCGCTTCCTCCGGATTTCGCGGGTGGCTCGGCCCAAATATCTGAGCTTTGTTTGAGGTTCCCGCCGTGTTCCGTTCCCGACGGCTCCGCGGACTTCACTTCACCGGCAACCACTTTGGCTCAAAACTTCTGTCGCCTGCGCCCTTTTCCTTTTCATCGGCGCCGAATGCACTCCTTGCCGTGATCAGCGTACGGTGTCCGCCTTGTCCTCAATGGCGCTCGCCTCATCCGCCTTCCGTTCCGCGTCCGGGGCGCACTGCGGAGCCGTCACCTTGGGCTCGGCAACGCCCGAGGCGGCGGCCGGGTCGAGGTCGGCGCCGGTCGGCAGAGCCGCGAGCAGAGGCGCCGGGACGGAGGCGATGTCCGCGCTCTCGTAGCCGAGCGCGGCCAGCGAATCCTTGGTGGAGACGCGGTACTTGACGCCGTTGTCCGCCACCAGGTAGCTCGTCCCCGCGTGCGCGGCGCCGCTGGCGTTCAGGGCACGGACCAGGGCACCGCGACCGGGCCGGACCACCGTGGCGTCGGTCGGGACGCAGGCCGGCTTCAGCGGCTGGGCGGCGCCTTCCGAGACCGCGACCGGGGCGAGCTGAGTCAGCGGCACCAGCACCGACCTGATCCGGACGCCGCCGTCGCCGCCGTCGACCTGTGCGCACAGCGCGGTACCGCGGGGCACGGACTGCGGGACGGGGGGCGCGTCCGGCAGCTCCGTGGAGGCACTGGTGTCCTGGCCCTTGGCTCGGTGCTCGCGCAACGCGTCGGCGCCGACCGTGCGCACCTCGGGCGAGCGCCCCCGGTAGGCGTCCTTCTGGGTGGCCGGGTCGCCCAGCACCAGGGCGGCGCCGAGCCGGGTCAGCGGCACCAGACCGTCCTTGCGCAGCAGGTGGTAGGTGCTGGCGCCCCCGGGGACGCTGACCTTGAACAGCTGGCCGATCCGGCTGGCCTCCCCGCCGAGTTCGGGGCCCTCCGCACCGCGTCCCGGCACCGCCGGCGGCTTCAGCACGGGGCCGGGGGCCAGCGCGTCGAGGAAGGCCGCCGAGACCGGCATCGGCCGCTCGGAGCCGTAACCGAGGGCGTTGCGCGCGTCCGACGCGCGGTCCAGGGGAAGCCGGCTGCCCCGCCACACCAGGTACTCGGTGTCGTCCGGCCCGCTCACCAGCACCCCGCGGTCGCCGCCGACGCCGCTGGAATCCAGCGGCGCTCCGGCCACCACGGTGGTCGCGCCCGGCTTGTCCACCCCGCTCGCCACGGCACCGGAGGTGTCCGGCAACGCGCCGTCCGGGCCGGTGACGCACATGTGCCAGGCGCCGGAGTCGAGTTGGCCGGGCGCGGGCACGGCGTCGGGGGCGCCGGGGATGCCTGCCGGGGCGCCCACCGGGACGTCCCGCAGCGATGCGGTGGCCACGTCCACGGTCTCCAGGTCGGAGCCGCCGATCAGCCGCGCCGAGGCGTAGTTGCGCACCGGGTGCAGCACGCCGTCGGTATCGGTCCACAGGTAGCGGGCACCGGTGTCGCGGTTGACCACCAGGTGCGCGCCGTCGCGCCAGGCGTCGTTCCCGCCGGGGCGCAGCAGGCCGTAGACGGTGGCGCCCGCGCCGACCAGGACGGTGACCAGTACGCCGAAGACCACGCCGCGTGTGGTGCGGCCGAGCGGGCTCTCCGGGGCGTCCGGGTCGGCCATCAGCAGGCCCGAACTGAGCCTGCCCATCATGAAGGTGTGGGCATGTACCTGGTCGCGTTTGGACTGCACGGCCTCTCCTCGTCGTTCTCGTGCCGGAGTGCGGTTGGACTCAGCCGAACAGGCCGCGCAGCCATCCGAAGAGTCCCGCCACCCACAGGCTGAGCGGCAGCAACGCCACCGCGATGCCGGTGTGCGCCACCTCCGCCGCCCGGCCCCAGTACGGCAGCATGCGGCGGCCGGGCACCGTCCAGGCGGCGATGACCAGCGCGGCGGCCGCGCCGAGCAGTACCGCGAAGACCACCAGTCGCCCATCGCCGTCGCTGTCCTGCGCCCAGCTGCGGGCGAGCAGCAGCAGACCCCAGATCCCGGGCACCGCGAGGGTCAGCCGCTGGCCGATGTGCACCAGCCCGCGGGAGTGCAGAAGCAGCAGCAGGCTCAGCGCGAGCGCGGTCAACACCTCGGGCAGGGAGGGGTGTTCGGCGAGGACCACCAGGGCTCCCGCGGCGATGATCCCGGTGACCGCGAAGAGCGCGGTGACCCAGCGCCCGGCCAGTTCGGTGCGCTCGGCGACGTCGCTGCCCGCGTAGGGCTCGATGCCTTCCTGGAGCTGGCTGGCGGAGGAGGGCAGGGCGGGCATCCGCATCCCGGCCAGCTTGAAGGCGAACGGCGCCACCGTCCCGGCCGCGAGCACGAACACCGTCGCCACCAACGCGACCGCGGCGGGCACCGCCAGGTCCGTGTAGCCGATGAGGGCCCCGGAGATCGCGATGGCCACCGACACGACCGCGGTACCCAGCAGGGCCGGGGCGCCGACCGCGGTGGCGGCCAGCGCGAGAACCGCGCCGCCGGCACCGGCCGCGCCCGCGGCGAGCAGCCGCGCGCCCGCAACCCGCGCCGCATCCGGGCCGGTCAGGTCACCGCCGGGCAGCACCCAGCCGGCCAGCGCCAGGCAGGGGGCGACCAGCAGGCCGAGCGCGGCCGCGGAGAGCCGGTCGCCGACCGCGCGGCTGGCGGTGCCCGCGCCCGCGAGCAGCAGGAGCCCCGCCACCGCGGCGCAGGCCGCCCTGACGGAGCCGGAGCCGGCCGCTCCCGGCCAGAACACCAGCACCAGGGCCGCCGTCACGGTCGCCACCGTGGCGCCCACCAGCAGCCCGCGGGCCGCCTCGGGGTGCCAGGTGTGCAGTCTGCGGCCGGCGGTGTCGGCTATCCCGTCCACCAGGTCGTCGAGCCGGGCCTCGGGCAGCGCCTCGGTGTGCGGGCGCAGATAGAGCACGTCCCCGTCGGCGAGCCCGGCCCGCGCGAGGGTCGCCTCCTCGTCGAGCGGGGCGTCACCCAGCCGCTGCAGCACCCAGCCGGCATGGTCGAGCCCGGCCTCCTCGGCCTCCTCGCCGACATAGCGCAGCAGCGTGGGCAGCAGATCGGCGACCGGCACGTCGGCGGGCACGGCCAGATCGACGGAGACGCTCGGCGCACGTACGGTCAGGCGGCACAGTTCGGCCACCGCGCTGTCGGTCATCAGCTGAACTCTCGTCTTCCGTGGGGGTTTTGACAGGAGGACTTCCCCGCGAGCGGCGTAGTGCGAAGAGTACGGAAGGTCCGCACGGGCCGGAACAGGGGGGTCGGACAAGGGAATTACGACCGCGAACCCGGCAACCACCTCTCCCGCGTGGACAGGTCGCGTCACGTGAATGCAGACTACTGCCTACGCTCGCCGGAACGTGCTGGGGACCGGACTCCTTGTCCGGTATGCAGTTGAATGGTGGGAGAGTTGGCCGTTTCCCGCTTTCCGCTTCCCCCCATTCATCCGGCGTTCACCGCGTGCCCGGGTCCCGGGAAAATGACAGCGGTGCGGTCTTTCCGGCTACCGGGTCTCCCGGTATTCGGCGTGGGCCGGAAAGTCAGCGAACCGGAGGTTCTGTTCCTTGAGTGTGGTGCTGTTTCGCCGGCCGGCCCGCAGGCGCGGTCCAGAGATGCCCGAAGGACAATTGACCCTCCAGGAGCCGCCGGTCCTCGCCGAGACGGTGCCCGACACCTCGGCGATATGGACCTATCTGCCGATGGCGCTCATGTCGGTGTCGATGATGCTGATGTTCCTGCGCCCGGGCGGTGGCAACGGCGTCTTCATCTACCTGGCGATGGGTGTCATGGCGCTGTCCGCCGGGGCGATGCTGCTGGGCCAGCTCATGCGGCGCTCCAGTGAGCGCAAGCAGCGCCTGAAGGGCGAACGCCGCGACTACCTCCGCTACCTGGCGCAGACCCGCAAGCGGGTGCGTGCCACCATCGTGGA
Above is a window of Streptomyces sp. NBC_00490 DNA encoding:
- a CDS encoding type VII secretion system-associated protein, translated to MAGEKADVKHFDLKQMENFRDNEVQPVHTAAKKYREEGDGSHIRPLGHLIDGHTTPDNLAQDKQLLRIGRMVTEPLVSGPKLIEDIRTAAEAIDKLLGDQVDLFKELKEALTETIEEANKTKDKNLDAIDAQTLLQTFDEVDTLTAGGSGDPDDS
- a CDS encoding WXG100 family type VII secretion target — translated: MADGIIDVQYPVVRNAIEELMDQTQQIIITLNNLEDELKPLVNSWEGSDQETYRQVQAEWDQATKNMAKLLGDNGELIQMIHDNHSRDERKSADNWGNVRAR
- the eccB gene encoding type VII secretion protein EccB, with amino-acid sequence MQSKRDQVHAHTFMMGRLSSGLLMADPDAPESPLGRTTRGVVFGVLVTVLVGAGATVYGLLRPGGNDAWRDGAHLVVNRDTGARYLWTDTDGVLHPVRNYASARLIGGSDLETVDVATASLRDVPVGAPAGIPGAPDAVPAPGQLDSGAWHMCVTGPDGALPDTSGAVASGVDKPGATTVVAGAPLDSSGVGGDRGVLVSGPDDTEYLVWRGSRLPLDRASDARNALGYGSERPMPVSAAFLDALAPGPVLKPPAVPGRGAEGPELGGEASRIGQLFKVSVPGGASTYHLLRKDGLVPLTRLGAALVLGDPATQKDAYRGRSPEVRTVGADALREHRAKGQDTSASTELPDAPPVPQSVPRGTALCAQVDGGDGGVRIRSVLVPLTQLAPVAVSEGAAQPLKPACVPTDATVVRPGRGALVRALNASGAAHAGTSYLVADNGVKYRVSTKDSLAALGYESADIASVPAPLLAALPTGADLDPAAASGVAEPKVTAPQCAPDAERKADEASAIEDKADTVR
- the eccD gene encoding type VII secretion integral membrane protein EccD, whose product is MTDSAVAELCRLTVRAPSVSVDLAVPADVPVADLLPTLLRYVGEEAEEAGLDHAGWVLQRLGDAPLDEEATLARAGLADGDVLYLRPHTEALPEARLDDLVDGIADTAGRRLHTWHPEAARGLLVGATVATVTAALVLVFWPGAAGSGSVRAACAAVAGLLLLAGAGTASRAVGDRLSAAALGLLVAPCLALAGWVLPGGDLTGPDAARVAGARLLAAGAAGAGGAVLALAATAVGAPALLGTAVVSVAIAISGALIGYTDLAVPAAVALVATVFVLAAGTVAPFAFKLAGMRMPALPSSASQLQEGIEPYAGSDVAERTELAGRWVTALFAVTGIIAAGALVVLAEHPSLPEVLTALALSLLLLLHSRGLVHIGQRLTLAVPGIWGLLLLARSWAQDSDGDGRLVVFAVLLGAAAALVIAAWTVPGRRMLPYWGRAAEVAHTGIAVALLPLSLWVAGLFGWLRGLFG